The segment CAGTGGCCTCGCTACCGGATGCGTCCGAGTTCCCCACGCTGTCCCTCGCCGAGTGGAAAGCGTGGTTCATCCGCGCGGCGGCGCTCGTCATGTCCCGCGTGCCCGATGACGGCGTGGCCATCTTCTATCAGACGGATGTGAAGGACGAGGGGCTCTGGGTCGACAAGGGTTACCTCGTCTCGCGCGCCGCCGAGGAGTCGGGGCTGGGGCTGCTCTGGCACAAGGTCGTCTGTCGCCGCGCCCCCGGCACCGTGACGTTCGGCCGGCCCGCGTACTCCCACATGCTGTGCTTCTCACGCGGCATCCGCGTCGACCTGGGGAAGTCCACCGCCGACGTGCTCCCCGACGCGGGCGAAGTCACCTGGACTCGCGGCATGGGCGTGGAGGCGTGTCAGCTCGCGTGCCGCTTCATCCTCGAGCACACCCCCACGCGCACCGTCGTGGACCCCTTCTGTGGCCATGGCACCGCGCTCGCCGTGGCCAACGCGATGGGCCTCGAGGCCATCGGCGTGGAGCTCAGTCGCAAGCGCGCTCGCAAGGCTCGGAACCTGCGCGCGCGGTGGCACGAACAGAAGCTCGTGCTCACCCAGGACGACGCGGCGGCTCAGGCCTCGGATTCGGAGTAGGTCCGAGGTGCGGCGGTCGCGGCCAGGGCCACGGGCAGCGCGGACAGCTCGCTCGCCACCACGGGCTCCAGCTCCGCGATGAAGGCCCCGAACAACCGCTCCTCCAACGCCAGCGCATCGTCCAGTGACGCGCCCACGGCGGAGAGCCTGGCCACGCACGCGTCCTCGATGGTGCGCCGGTGGCCCTGCTCCTCCGTGACGACGCGCCCCAGCTCCTCCTTCACGCTCGGGCTGCGCGTGGCGGCCTTGTAGAGCGGATAGAGCACCATCGCGCGCCGCTCGATGGCCGTCGTCGTGAGCAGGTAGTGCAG is part of the Myxococcus fulvus genome and harbors:
- a CDS encoding DNA methyltransferase: MADERDGMGQALHTAGRTVHCEDALTWLAAQPILAGCSAVASLPDASEFPTLSLAEWKAWFIRAAALVMSRVPDDGVAIFYQTDVKDEGLWVDKGYLVSRAAEESGLGLLWHKVVCRRAPGTVTFGRPAYSHMLCFSRGIRVDLGKSTADVLPDAGEVTWTRGMGVEACQLACRFILEHTPTRTVVDPFCGHGTALAVANAMGLEAIGVELSRKRARKARNLRARWHEQKLVLTQDDAAAQASDSE